From a region of the Williamsia phyllosphaerae genome:
- a CDS encoding transketolase yields the protein MSIMTTHENSPATKFFARVAAVEEFAYRSRHNSLDMGEEQGQGYVGQALGAADIFATVYADRLRFRPSEPDWKERDRFLLSTGHYAIGLYAALGEAGIVDRAELATYGSDDSRLPMSGMASYTPGMEISGGSLGHGLTVAVGIALGLRHQKSASKVINFLSDGELDEGSTWEAAMGAHHHRLGNLTAVVDINALQADGATSTILSTEPVHEKWAACGWYVERIDGNDVAALLAAFDRAADLSGDRPSVILCDTKVGKGVPLLENREKAHFMRIEEHEWQICRDQLTAGHTSKDL from the coding sequence ATGAGCATCATGACAACCCACGAGAATTCACCGGCGACAAAGTTCTTTGCCCGGGTCGCTGCGGTCGAGGAGTTCGCCTACCGAAGCCGACACAACTCGCTCGACATGGGCGAAGAACAGGGACAGGGCTACGTCGGTCAGGCTCTCGGCGCCGCCGACATCTTCGCCACCGTCTACGCCGACCGGCTTCGCTTCCGGCCCTCCGAGCCCGACTGGAAAGAACGGGATCGCTTCCTGCTCTCCACCGGCCATTACGCCATCGGCCTCTACGCCGCACTGGGCGAAGCCGGCATCGTCGATCGCGCCGAGTTGGCGACCTACGGCTCCGACGACTCCCGGTTGCCGATGTCGGGGATGGCGAGTTACACACCGGGCATGGAGATCTCGGGCGGATCGTTGGGGCACGGCCTGACCGTCGCGGTGGGGATCGCCCTTGGTCTGCGGCATCAGAAATCGGCGAGCAAGGTCATCAACTTCCTGTCCGACGGGGAACTCGACGAGGGCTCGACGTGGGAGGCGGCCATGGGTGCCCACCACCATCGTCTCGGCAACCTCACCGCGGTCGTCGACATCAATGCGTTGCAGGCCGACGGCGCCACCTCCACCATCTTGTCCACTGAACCGGTGCACGAGAAGTGGGCGGCGTGCGGTTGGTACGTCGAGCGGATCGACGGCAACGACGTCGCCGCTCTGTTGGCCGCGTTCGACCGAGCCGCTGACCTGTCCGGCGATCGACCCTCGGTGATCCTGTGTGACACCAAGGTGGGCAAAGGTGTTCCACTGCTGGAGAACCGAGAGAAGGCGCACTTCATGCGCATCGAAGAACACGAGTGGCAGATCTGTCGCGACCAACTCACCGCCGGCCACACCTCGAAGGACCTCTGA
- a CDS encoding GntR family transcriptional regulator, which yields MAPQSTALLGLAKTNLREQAVTALRAAITSGDLPPSSPLVETELSELLQISRGTLREALRQLQQEGLVSAGARGRLSVRHLDSKEIRDIFAVRAALEALAVRELAENPDRAELVDTLRRALEVMDAAGDDLEARIEADLDFHRHLSRLTGNETLVHSWSSLEGSIRMSIMFAGLDRAVGNMDVGKHSAIVDAIETGDANEASTAIESHMRWASANLIG from the coding sequence ATCGCACCGCAATCGACCGCGCTGTTGGGACTCGCGAAGACAAACCTGCGCGAACAGGCCGTCACGGCTCTACGGGCTGCGATCACCAGCGGCGATCTGCCACCGAGCAGCCCACTGGTCGAGACGGAGTTGTCGGAACTGCTGCAGATCAGCCGCGGAACCCTGCGCGAGGCGCTGCGCCAGCTCCAACAGGAGGGGTTGGTCTCCGCCGGCGCACGGGGACGGCTTTCCGTACGCCACCTCGACTCCAAGGAGATCCGCGACATCTTCGCCGTCCGCGCGGCTCTCGAAGCGCTCGCGGTCCGCGAACTGGCGGAGAACCCCGACCGGGCCGAGCTGGTCGACACCCTCCGTCGGGCTCTGGAGGTGATGGACGCCGCCGGCGACGATCTTGAGGCGCGGATCGAGGCGGACCTCGATTTCCACCGTCACCTCAGCCGATTGACCGGCAACGAGACGCTCGTGCACTCGTGGTCGTCGCTCGAAGGGTCGATCCGGATGTCGATCATGTTCGCCGGACTCGACCGAGCGGTGGGAAACATGGACGTCGGCAAGCACAGCGCCATAGTCGACGCCATCGAGACGGGCGACGCGAATGAAGCTTCGACCGCAATCGAATCGCACATGCGCTGGGCGTCAGCCAATCTGATCGGCTGA
- a CDS encoding DHA2 family efflux MFS transporter permease subunit, which yields MTTLSKELDPQGVGESAGDRHHRLRWVILGVLALAQLMVVLDATIVNIALPHAQASLGFDNADRQWIVTAYALAFGSLLLLGGRLSDIFGRRMTLMVGLVGFAVMSAVGGAAVNFEMLVFARAGQGVFGALLAPAALSLLTTTFVDPKERGKAFGIFGAIAGGGGAIGLLLGGMLTEWADWRWCLYVNLAIAAIALVGALLFIGKQKAAVRPRLDMPGVVTVSAALFSIVYGFSNAETNGWADWATITWLVAGAVLLATFVYLQSRTAHALLPLRIVLDRTRGGSYLVVFIAGIGMFGIFLFLTYYLQQNLGFSPISTGLAFLPMIGALVLTATLSTSVLLPRFGPRWLMTVGMLVAAAGMLYLTQLTETSTYAAHILPGLIVMGLGIGSSMAPAMQGAISGVSAEDAGVASATVNTMQQVGGSVGTALLSTIASSAVASYLTDHASQLASNPQYTGQLAAVHSYTTAFGWAAGIFAAGGVIAALLVRSGKLPATPEDAVVVHA from the coding sequence ATGACCACATTGAGCAAAGAGCTCGACCCGCAGGGCGTCGGAGAAAGCGCGGGGGACCGGCACCACCGCCTCCGCTGGGTGATCCTCGGCGTCCTCGCACTCGCACAGCTGATGGTCGTGCTCGACGCGACCATCGTGAACATCGCGCTGCCGCACGCACAGGCGTCGCTCGGCTTCGACAACGCCGACCGCCAGTGGATCGTCACCGCCTACGCACTCGCCTTCGGCAGCCTGCTGCTTCTCGGCGGTCGCCTCTCCGACATCTTCGGTCGGCGCATGACGCTGATGGTCGGCCTCGTCGGCTTCGCCGTCATGTCCGCCGTCGGTGGCGCAGCGGTGAACTTCGAGATGCTGGTGTTCGCTCGCGCCGGCCAGGGTGTCTTCGGCGCGTTGCTCGCACCGGCCGCCCTGTCGCTGCTGACCACCACGTTCGTCGACCCCAAGGAGCGCGGTAAGGCGTTCGGCATCTTCGGCGCCATCGCCGGCGGTGGCGGTGCCATCGGCCTGCTGCTCGGCGGAATGCTCACCGAGTGGGCCGACTGGCGCTGGTGCCTCTACGTGAACCTGGCGATCGCCGCGATCGCCCTCGTCGGCGCGCTGCTGTTCATCGGCAAGCAGAAGGCCGCCGTCCGGCCCCGCCTGGACATGCCCGGCGTCGTGACCGTCTCGGCCGCGCTCTTCTCGATCGTCTACGGCTTCTCCAACGCCGAGACCAACGGCTGGGCCGACTGGGCCACCATCACCTGGCTGGTCGCCGGTGCCGTGCTCCTCGCGACATTCGTCTACCTGCAGTCACGCACCGCACACGCCCTGCTGCCGCTGCGCATCGTCCTCGACCGCACCCGCGGCGGTTCGTACCTGGTGGTGTTCATCGCCGGCATCGGGATGTTCGGCATCTTCCTGTTCCTCACCTACTACTTGCAGCAGAACCTCGGCTTCAGCCCCATCAGCACCGGACTCGCGTTCCTGCCGATGATCGGTGCCCTGGTGCTCACCGCGACCCTGTCGACGTCGGTGCTGTTGCCCCGCTTCGGTCCCCGCTGGCTGATGACGGTCGGCATGCTCGTCGCCGCCGCCGGAATGCTTTACCTGACGCAGCTCACCGAGACCAGCACCTACGCGGCGCACATCCTGCCCGGCCTGATCGTGATGGGCCTCGGTATCGGTTCGTCGATGGCTCCGGCCATGCAGGGCGCCATCTCCGGTGTCTCCGCGGAGGACGCCGGTGTCGCCTCGGCCACGGTCAACACGATGCAGCAGGTCGGCGGATCCGTCGGTACCGCGTTGCTCAGCACGATCGCCTCGAGTGCCGTTGCGTCGTACCTGACCGACCATGCGTCGCAGCTGGCGTCGAACCCGCAGTACACCGGCCAGCTGGCCGCCGTGCACAGCTACACCACGGCGTTCGGATGGGCCGCAGGCATCTTCGCCGCCGGCGGCGTCATCGCGGCGCTGCTGGTTCGCAGTGGCAAGCTGCCGGCCACGCCGGAGGACGCGGTCGTCGTCCACGCCTGA
- a CDS encoding transketolase family protein, which translates to MTTTTAPKLKTSAMIASFVDPGQKTATAPFGHALVEAAAQNDKIVGLSADLAKYTDMHIFAAAFPDRFFQMGMAEQLLFGAAAGMAETGLIPFASTYSVFAARRAYDFLCLDIAEPELNVNIVGGLPGLTTGYGPSHQATEDIAIFRGMPNLTIVDPCDSVDISQAVPQLAASEGPTYLRVLRGKVATVLDEYDYTFELGKAKILHGGADVLFISSGLMTMRALQAAERLAADNIDVAVLHSPTIKPFDSQTVLAEMNTDRLVVTLENHTVIGGLFESVAAAATRVGLGKRVVPIGLPDQFLDAGALPTLHERYGLSTDRICATVRAELG; encoded by the coding sequence ATGACCACCACCACAGCTCCAAAGCTCAAGACCTCGGCGATGATCGCCTCGTTCGTCGACCCCGGCCAGAAGACCGCCACGGCCCCGTTCGGTCACGCACTGGTCGAGGCGGCTGCGCAGAACGACAAGATAGTCGGCCTCAGTGCCGATCTCGCGAAGTACACCGACATGCACATCTTCGCCGCGGCGTTCCCCGACCGCTTCTTCCAGATGGGCATGGCCGAGCAGCTGCTCTTCGGGGCGGCCGCCGGGATGGCCGAAACCGGCCTGATCCCCTTCGCGTCCACCTACTCGGTGTTCGCAGCGCGGCGAGCGTACGACTTCCTCTGCCTCGACATCGCCGAGCCAGAACTCAACGTCAACATCGTCGGCGGGTTGCCGGGGCTGACCACCGGGTACGGACCGAGCCACCAGGCGACCGAGGACATCGCGATCTTCCGGGGGATGCCGAACCTCACCATCGTCGACCCCTGCGACTCGGTCGACATCAGTCAGGCGGTGCCGCAACTCGCCGCCTCGGAGGGACCGACCTACCTGCGTGTGTTGCGCGGCAAGGTCGCGACCGTTCTCGACGAATACGACTACACCTTTGAGCTCGGCAAAGCCAAGATCCTGCACGGCGGCGCCGATGTGCTCTTCATCAGCAGCGGACTGATGACGATGCGAGCGCTACAGGCTGCCGAGCGTCTCGCAGCCGACAACATCGACGTCGCGGTCCTGCACTCGCCGACGATCAAACCGTTCGACTCACAGACCGTGCTGGCCGAGATGAACACCGACCGTCTCGTCGTCACGCTCGAGAACCACACCGTGATCGGCGGGCTGTTCGAATCTGTTGCTGCCGCAGCGACTCGGGTCGGCCTGGGCAAACGTGTCGTCCCGATCGGCCTACCCGACCAGTTCCTCGACGCGGGCGCGCTGCCGACCCTGCACGAGCGGTACGGGCTCAGCACCGATCGCATCTGCGCCACCGTGCGCGCCGAACTCGGCTGA
- a CDS encoding Fic family protein: protein MASPDGTAVAYETLQWPIPADAGYGLADLRAARRQGGDYRAAIPAVIADLEIDLPAHVLADADEASREVARFDAELGTEIAPFASVLLRSESAASSTIENLTASARAIAEAEALGTTGRRNAALIVGNTDAMKAAVALADQIDDDAILAMHSALMRTSDPDMAGRWRTEQVWIGGGAFGPRGADFIAPHHERVAPAITDLLAFARREDIPTLPQVAVAHAQFETIHPFTDGNGRTGRALVQAMLRNKRLTRQITVPVSAGLLTNTDAYFEALGSYREGDPAPIVEKFSFAAILAVINGRHLVSDLREIRARWDSQITARSDSAVHRVADLLIRQPVFNAVTLRRELGITTGNARRYVDPLVTAGVIVEFTDRARNRAWRAPEVLDALDGFAERAGRRLLGT from the coding sequence GTGGCATCACCTGACGGGACCGCGGTCGCCTACGAAACGCTGCAGTGGCCGATCCCGGCCGACGCGGGTTACGGCCTGGCGGATCTGCGCGCCGCGCGACGCCAAGGCGGCGACTACCGGGCCGCGATACCGGCGGTCATCGCCGACCTCGAGATCGATCTGCCGGCGCACGTCCTGGCCGATGCCGACGAGGCCAGTCGCGAAGTCGCAAGGTTCGACGCCGAGCTGGGGACCGAGATCGCACCCTTTGCCTCGGTTCTGCTCCGATCGGAATCCGCGGCCAGCTCCACGATCGAGAACCTCACTGCATCCGCCCGCGCCATCGCTGAGGCCGAAGCACTCGGTACCACCGGGCGTCGAAACGCGGCCCTGATCGTCGGAAACACCGATGCGATGAAAGCAGCTGTTGCACTGGCAGATCAGATCGATGATGACGCGATCCTGGCCATGCACTCGGCGTTGATGAGGACCAGCGATCCCGACATGGCCGGCCGGTGGCGCACCGAGCAGGTGTGGATCGGAGGCGGAGCCTTTGGTCCCCGCGGCGCCGACTTCATCGCACCCCACCACGAACGGGTTGCGCCCGCCATCACCGACCTTCTGGCCTTCGCGCGGCGGGAGGACATCCCGACGCTGCCCCAAGTCGCTGTCGCCCACGCACAATTCGAGACAATTCACCCCTTCACCGATGGCAACGGCCGCACCGGTCGCGCCTTGGTGCAGGCGATGCTGCGCAACAAGCGGCTCACCCGCCAGATCACCGTTCCGGTCTCGGCGGGTCTGTTGACCAACACCGACGCCTACTTCGAGGCGCTCGGATCGTACCGAGAGGGGGACCCTGCCCCTATTGTCGAAAAATTCTCCTTCGCAGCAATTCTCGCGGTCATCAACGGCCGACACCTGGTCAGCGACCTCCGCGAGATACGCGCCCGATGGGATTCCCAGATCACGGCGCGCAGCGACTCCGCCGTCCACCGAGTCGCAGATCTGCTCATCAGACAACCGGTGTTCAACGCGGTGACCCTGCGGCGCGAACTCGGCATCACGACCGGCAACGCCCGCAGATACGTCGACCCACTCGTGACGGCCGGTGTCATCGTCGAGTTCACCGACCGCGCGCGAAATCGCGCCTGGCGGGCGCCGGAGGTGCTCGATGCTCTCGATGGATTCGCCGAACGCGCCGGCCGACGCCTTCTCGGGACATGA
- a CDS encoding GTP pyrophosphokinase: protein MTSAIERYLRDFSRFQKLTGAMERSVTTRLTESYIAVHAVQSRTKEPDSAAGKFARLDEFGISIFTDPLHEVTDLVGVRVITYLTSDIARVEEALMSAFEVRQRVDKTSVTQSAGTFGYAGTHLILRADDEFHFEVQICTVLQHAWAEIEHGIRYKGSRTSPSAPIDRAFTLAAGLIELADAQFAEVDALHKNDLAHARATEEIEIGTLQEVLTAALPDVNPGRANAYEWLITLLAANGVTVRDDLDEFLAAADVDAVIAAMDYKFAPTHVRLVDDLLLARFGEDHIERTAGMASDRDREPKLRYRLGRLTQNGQPK, encoded by the coding sequence GTGACCTCGGCAATCGAGAGATACCTTCGTGATTTCAGCCGGTTCCAAAAACTCACCGGGGCGATGGAACGGTCCGTGACGACGCGGCTCACGGAGTCCTACATCGCGGTTCACGCCGTTCAGTCACGCACCAAGGAGCCTGATTCCGCGGCAGGCAAGTTCGCGCGACTCGACGAGTTCGGGATCTCCATCTTCACGGATCCGCTGCACGAGGTGACCGACCTGGTGGGCGTCCGGGTGATCACCTACCTGACGTCGGACATCGCTCGCGTCGAGGAGGCTCTGATGTCGGCGTTCGAGGTGCGTCAACGGGTCGACAAGACCTCGGTCACGCAGAGCGCCGGCACGTTCGGTTACGCCGGCACGCACCTGATCCTGCGCGCCGACGACGAGTTCCATTTCGAGGTGCAGATCTGCACGGTGCTCCAGCACGCGTGGGCCGAGATCGAGCACGGCATTCGCTACAAGGGTTCGCGCACATCGCCGTCGGCGCCGATCGACCGAGCCTTCACGCTCGCCGCCGGCCTCATCGAACTGGCCGATGCCCAGTTCGCCGAGGTCGACGCGCTGCACAAGAACGACCTGGCGCATGCCCGCGCCACCGAGGAGATCGAGATCGGCACGCTGCAGGAGGTGCTGACCGCCGCACTGCCGGACGTCAACCCTGGACGCGCGAACGCCTACGAATGGCTGATCACGCTGTTGGCCGCGAACGGCGTCACGGTGCGCGACGATCTCGACGAGTTCCTCGCCGCCGCCGATGTCGACGCAGTCATTGCGGCGATGGACTACAAATTCGCGCCCACGCACGTCCGATTGGTCGACGATCTCCTGCTCGCCAGGTTCGGCGAGGACCACATCGAGCGGACGGCCGGCATGGCGTCGGACCGGGATCGCGAGCCCAAACTCCGCTACCGGTTGGGGCGCCTGACTCAGAACGGTCAGCCGAAGTGA
- a CDS encoding SDR family NAD(P)-dependent oxidoreductase, with protein MNSTTRTAVITGATSKKGIGRATAERYAEDGWGVIVLDLDGETSAKVAAEIGGTYNVPAFGHAVDVSDEVSVLAAYEACRHEVETEALPPIGAVANIAGITSPVPFLETTLELWNKVFAVNATGTYLVTKAFLPDMIAQGWGRIVTMSSVSAQRGGGVFGKVPYSSAKAAVLGFTKALARELEDTGVTINAVTPGAVDTNIRVGSTDEQEKAIAAGIPLGRTATTREIASVITFLSSDDAAYLTGTTIDINGGSHMH; from the coding sequence ATGAACTCAACGACACGCACGGCGGTCATCACCGGAGCCACCTCGAAGAAGGGGATCGGCCGCGCCACCGCCGAGCGCTACGCCGAAGACGGCTGGGGCGTGATCGTGCTCGACCTCGACGGCGAGACGTCGGCAAAGGTGGCGGCCGAGATCGGCGGTACCTACAACGTGCCCGCGTTTGGACACGCCGTCGACGTCTCCGACGAGGTATCCGTGTTGGCTGCCTACGAGGCCTGTCGCCACGAGGTGGAAACCGAAGCGTTGCCGCCGATCGGCGCGGTGGCCAACATCGCCGGAATCACCTCGCCGGTACCGTTTCTCGAGACCACCCTCGAGCTGTGGAACAAGGTGTTCGCCGTCAACGCGACCGGAACCTACCTCGTCACGAAGGCGTTTCTGCCGGACATGATCGCCCAGGGCTGGGGTCGGATCGTCACCATGTCATCGGTCTCCGCCCAACGCGGCGGCGGCGTCTTCGGCAAGGTGCCTTATTCGTCGGCGAAGGCAGCGGTTCTGGGCTTCACGAAAGCCCTTGCTCGCGAACTGGAGGACACCGGCGTCACCATCAACGCCGTCACCCCCGGTGCCGTGGACACCAACATTCGCGTGGGCAGCACCGATGAGCAGGAGAAGGCCATTGCGGCAGGTATCCCGCTCGGCCGCACCGCTACGACCCGTGAGATCGCATCGGTCATCACGTTCCTGTCATCTGACGACGCGGCGTATCTGACCGGCACGACCATCGACATCAACGGCGGCAGCCACATGCACTAA
- a CDS encoding MFS transporter codes for MSVDALKMRGPVRGTKDAKRVAIGSSVGAVIETYDFIGFGTAAALYFGTAFFPGSSSVAGTLLAFATLGVGFAARPIGGIIGGHLGDRVGRKPVLVASLITMGLATFVIGLLPTYAQIGVIAPILLVTVRIIQGIAFGAEWGGAIMISYEHAPWKKKGQFTGIVQAGFPVGLLLANLVFLVSVHLPGDWAWRVPFLASIVLVIVGLIIRSKVPESPVFEDVKNDGDIAKSPVTEAIKHDWRNILRGIGLRIAETAGYAVSITYMISYLHTENLASKSETLTALCIASGIGIVATMAWGALTDHIGRRTLYLAVCAFAVVFGIPMFLLVNTGFFLLVIATFVISYAVCQNALAGTQGAWFPELFDAARRASGASLAYQISAMVSGFTPFITTLLFLWMGWWGPALLFTTYALIGLVAAISTAETWGPTERRLADRALSELDAADELDSRPARMDDATFATPKASGTSAPRPVTH; via the coding sequence ATGAGCGTTGACGCTCTCAAGATGCGAGGTCCCGTCCGAGGGACAAAAGACGCGAAACGCGTCGCCATCGGTTCATCGGTGGGGGCGGTTATCGAGACCTACGACTTCATCGGGTTCGGCACCGCTGCCGCGCTCTACTTCGGGACCGCTTTCTTCCCGGGAAGCAGCTCGGTGGCCGGCACGCTGCTGGCGTTCGCCACCCTCGGGGTCGGCTTCGCCGCACGACCGATCGGCGGCATCATCGGCGGCCACCTCGGCGACCGGGTGGGTCGGAAACCCGTCTTGGTCGCGTCGCTGATCACGATGGGGCTGGCGACCTTCGTCATCGGATTGCTACCGACCTACGCGCAGATCGGTGTCATCGCGCCGATCCTCCTCGTCACCGTCCGGATCATCCAGGGCATCGCCTTCGGCGCCGAGTGGGGTGGGGCGATCATGATCAGCTACGAACACGCCCCATGGAAGAAGAAGGGGCAGTTCACCGGCATCGTCCAGGCCGGCTTCCCCGTGGGCCTACTGCTGGCCAACCTGGTCTTCTTGGTCAGCGTGCACCTGCCCGGCGACTGGGCCTGGCGTGTGCCGTTCCTCGCCAGCATCGTGCTCGTCATCGTCGGCCTCATCATCCGATCCAAGGTTCCCGAGTCACCGGTCTTCGAAGACGTCAAGAACGACGGGGACATCGCGAAATCACCTGTCACCGAGGCGATCAAGCACGACTGGCGCAACATCCTGCGCGGGATCGGCCTTCGAATCGCGGAGACCGCGGGCTACGCAGTGTCGATCACGTACATGATCTCGTACCTTCACACCGAGAACCTCGCGAGCAAATCGGAGACACTGACGGCCCTGTGCATCGCGTCGGGTATCGGCATCGTGGCCACCATGGCCTGGGGCGCACTCACCGACCACATCGGACGCCGCACGCTCTACCTCGCCGTGTGCGCCTTCGCCGTCGTGTTCGGCATCCCGATGTTCCTGCTCGTCAACACAGGCTTCTTCCTCCTCGTGATCGCCACGTTCGTCATCTCGTACGCCGTCTGCCAGAACGCCCTCGCCGGCACCCAGGGCGCCTGGTTCCCCGAGCTGTTCGACGCGGCGCGCCGAGCCTCCGGAGCCTCACTGGCCTACCAGATCTCGGCGATGGTCTCCGGCTTCACACCGTTCATCACCACGCTGCTGTTCCTCTGGATGGGCTGGTGGGGTCCGGCGCTGCTGTTCACCACCTACGCCCTCATCGGACTGGTCGCCGCGATCTCGACCGCAGAGACGTGGGGACCGACCGAGCGCCGACTTGCCGATCGCGCACTGTCCGAGCTGGACGCGGCCGACGAACTCGACTCCCGCCCCGCGCGCATGGACGATGCCACGTTCGCCACCCCCAAGGCGTCGGGCACCTCCGCGCCCCGACCCGTCACCCACTGA
- a CDS encoding TetR/AcrR family transcriptional regulator encodes MTTTDTTAGKAAIRPLRADAERNRLRIIAAARELFADRGLEVTLDDVAAHAGVGVGTVYRRFDNRDQLIEGVFVEHLHEVASRLTIALESPDTWNGVVTLFTYVGESMAGDRGLASVMMRIDHTAPAIETAKLAMTSLIEQVHRRGVDEGILRPEIERTDFFAFFTMLSAIADVTQSTAPGTWRRYLELMLDSIRADGHRQPLATPALTDAQIRQAQAARCQTR; translated from the coding sequence ATGACCACTACCGATACGACTGCCGGAAAGGCCGCGATCCGGCCTCTGCGCGCAGACGCCGAACGGAACCGCCTGCGCATCATCGCCGCAGCTCGCGAGCTGTTCGCCGACCGCGGACTCGAGGTGACGCTCGACGACGTGGCCGCCCACGCAGGGGTCGGGGTCGGCACCGTCTACCGCCGTTTCGACAACCGCGACCAGCTGATCGAGGGCGTGTTCGTCGAGCATCTGCATGAGGTGGCGTCTCGTCTGACCATCGCCCTCGAGTCGCCGGACACGTGGAACGGCGTGGTCACGCTGTTCACGTACGTGGGTGAGTCGATGGCCGGCGACCGTGGACTGGCGTCGGTGATGATGCGCATCGACCACACCGCACCGGCCATCGAGACCGCCAAGCTCGCGATGACCTCGCTCATCGAACAGGTGCACCGACGCGGCGTCGACGAGGGCATACTCCGACCGGAGATCGAACGCACCGACTTCTTCGCGTTCTTCACCATGCTCTCGGCGATCGCCGACGTCACGCAGTCGACGGCGCCGGGCACGTGGCGTCGCTACCTCGAACTCATGCTCGACAGCATCCGGGCCGACGGACACCGACAGCCGCTGGCGACCCCGGCTCTCACCGACGCCCAGATCCGCCAGGCGCAGGCCGCGCGCTGCCAGACCCGCTGA
- a CDS encoding nucleotidyltransferase domain-containing protein, translated as MQLNKPLATVTPTLDGDVLTVLASADVMFTISQIQRILTTASGEGIRKVLARLAVQGVVLHDRVGRTNTYRLNTEHLAAESIVALSRLNSTFLNRLEQHLGEWGATLRYAAVFGSAATGRMKLDSDIDLLLVRGADLGDVEWDWRVTELARRVTAWTGNDCRIVDYTDNEFRAAAVAGEPLFRDVSAQGLTVAGTRAWLTTQLRLAASRP; from the coding sequence ATGCAGCTGAACAAGCCGCTCGCCACGGTGACACCGACGCTGGACGGCGACGTGCTGACAGTCTTGGCAAGCGCGGACGTCATGTTCACGATCAGCCAGATTCAGCGAATTCTGACCACGGCGTCGGGCGAAGGTATCCGCAAGGTCCTCGCGCGTCTCGCCGTGCAGGGGGTGGTGTTGCACGACCGGGTGGGTAGGACCAACACCTACCGACTCAACACCGAGCATCTCGCGGCCGAGTCGATCGTGGCGCTCTCGCGTCTGAACTCCACGTTCCTCAACCGCCTCGAACAGCACCTGGGCGAGTGGGGCGCCACGCTGCGTTACGCCGCGGTGTTCGGGTCGGCCGCGACCGGTCGCATGAAGCTCGACAGCGACATCGACCTGTTGCTGGTACGCGGTGCTGATCTCGGGGACGTTGAGTGGGATTGGAGGGTAACCGAACTCGCCCGCCGGGTTACCGCGTGGACCGGCAACGACTGCCGCATTGTCGATTACACCGACAACGAGTTTCGCGCCGCGGCGGTTGCTGGTGAGCCGCTGTTTCGGGATGTTTCAGCGCAGGGTCTGACCGTTGCGGGAACACGGGCCTGGTTGACCACGCAGCTGCGTCTGGCGGCGAGTAGGCCCTGA
- a CDS encoding DUF6966 domain-containing protein encodes MSDAGDGVDIPEHLLGLLQGFELALETAGENFWARRIGEIRAAIAVGDPYAVQRLFTSFGGSGSLNDLQLEGDVRRMSSEIYLIAKETWHQIRHAN; translated from the coding sequence ATGAGCGACGCGGGGGACGGTGTGGACATCCCGGAGCATCTGTTGGGGTTGTTACAAGGCTTCGAACTCGCGCTCGAGACAGCAGGTGAGAATTTCTGGGCCCGGCGGATCGGGGAGATCCGGGCGGCCATCGCCGTAGGAGACCCCTACGCTGTGCAGCGTCTCTTCACTTCTTTCGGTGGGAGTGGCAGTTTGAATGATCTGCAGCTCGAGGGCGATGTACGCCGGATGAGTTCAGAGATCTACCTCATTGCCAAAGAGACCTGGCATCAGATCCGCCACGCCAACTGA